A single genomic interval of Amycolatopsis albispora harbors:
- a CDS encoding flavodoxin family protein — protein MATLLIVHHTPSPGMQAMFEAVVSGATDPEIDGVEVVRRAALATTAADVLAADGYLLGTPANLGYMSGALKHFFDTVYYPCLDTTKGRPFGYYVHGGSDVSGTVRGIESITTGLGWTSAAAPVTVTGEPSKDDLAACWELGATVAATLMP, from the coding sequence GTGGCCACCTTGCTGATCGTGCATCACACCCCGTCGCCGGGCATGCAGGCGATGTTCGAAGCCGTGGTCTCCGGCGCCACCGACCCGGAGATCGACGGCGTGGAGGTGGTGCGCCGGGCCGCGCTGGCCACCACCGCCGCCGACGTGCTCGCCGCGGACGGTTACCTGTTGGGCACGCCGGCGAACCTCGGCTACATGAGCGGCGCGCTCAAGCACTTCTTCGACACCGTGTACTACCCGTGCCTGGACACCACCAAGGGTCGCCCGTTCGGGTACTACGTGCACGGTGGCAGCGACGTCTCGGGCACCGTGCGGGGCATCGAGTCGATCACCACCGGCCTCGGCTGGACCTCGGCCGCCGCGCCGGTCACCGTCACCGGGGAGCCCAGCAAGGACGACCTGGCCGCCTGCTGGGAACTGGGCGCGACGGTCGCCGCCACGCTGATGCCCTGA
- a CDS encoding DUF6412 domain-containing protein, giving the protein MHAASLFPLLAAPAAELLTSPAALLALAFGLVLVIAVHQVHGSDLDLWAVPSRGRASALTECARQAAFLRLRDPRAPGRRQPRAPSAAIPAA; this is encoded by the coding sequence GTGCACGCCGCATCGCTCTTCCCGTTGCTGGCGGCGCCCGCCGCCGAACTGCTCACCAGTCCCGCCGCGCTGCTCGCGCTGGCCTTCGGCCTGGTGCTGGTCATCGCCGTCCACCAGGTGCACGGTTCCGATCTCGACCTGTGGGCGGTGCCGTCCCGCGGTCGCGCCAGCGCACTGACCGAATGCGCCCGCCAGGCCGCCTTCCTGCGCCTGCGCGACCCGCGAGCACCCGGCAGGCGGCAGCCCCGCGCGCCTTCCGCGGCCATTCCGGCCGCCTAG
- a CDS encoding YidC/Oxa1 family membrane protein insertase, which yields MFEFLDVPVSGALFLVDRFAGFIDPVTAPVSVALTIVLFTAAIRLALLPFSVAAVRGERARAKLLPELKKLQEKHRNNPEKLREAAADLQRESGTSFFAGCLPSLAQLPFFMVMYRLFAFPSVGGQPNPLLDHTLFGTPLGAHFTSAAGPVFLGLFALLAVVAWISSRRQSALLAESPTPPPGGGLLKLLPFGTLLVAAFVPLAAGLYLLTTTTWTLVERALLRREPGIRTPAAG from the coding sequence ATGTTCGAATTCCTCGACGTGCCGGTTTCCGGCGCGCTTTTCCTCGTTGACCGCTTCGCCGGATTCATCGACCCCGTCACCGCGCCGGTCAGCGTCGCGCTGACCATCGTGTTGTTCACCGCCGCCATTCGGCTGGCGCTCCTGCCGTTCAGCGTGGCCGCGGTCCGCGGTGAACGGGCGCGCGCCAAGCTCCTGCCCGAACTCAAGAAACTGCAGGAGAAACACCGGAACAACCCGGAGAAACTGCGCGAAGCCGCAGCCGACCTGCAACGCGAATCCGGTACCTCCTTCTTCGCCGGTTGTCTGCCGTCGCTCGCGCAGCTCCCGTTCTTCATGGTGATGTACCGGCTGTTCGCGTTCCCCTCGGTCGGCGGGCAGCCGAACCCGCTGCTCGACCACACGTTGTTCGGCACGCCGCTCGGCGCGCACTTCACCAGCGCGGCCGGGCCGGTGTTCCTCGGCCTGTTCGCGCTGCTCGCCGTGGTCGCCTGGATTTCCTCGCGTCGTCAGTCGGCCCTGCTGGCGGAGAGCCCGACGCCGCCGCCCGGCGGCGGCCTGCTGAAGCTGCTGCCGTTCGGCACCCTGCTGGTGGCCGCGTTCGTGCCGCTCGCCGCCGGGCTCTACCTGCTCACCACCACCACGTGGACGCTGGTGGAACGCGCCCTGCTCCGCCGTGAACCCGGGATCAGGACCCCAGCAGCGGGGTGA
- a CDS encoding phospho-sugar mutase, protein MTPELRDRAFRWIADDVDEHARTELQAVLARAMGGEAEALAELEDRMAGPLEFGTAGLRGPVRAGPNGMNTAVVVRTTAGVARWLVEDGRDGGTVVIGRDARHGSEAFATAAAEVLTAAGFDVRMLPGPLPTPVLAFAVKRFAAVAGIQITASHNPPADNGYKLYDSTAAQIVPPSDARIEAAIQAAPGAISVPRAPGFRVFGDEVLNEYLGKVAALPRGTARELRVVATALHGVGAEPLEAALNRAGFTDVHLVAEQARPDPDFPTVSFPNPEEPGAPDLLLALAEAKDADLAIALDPDADRCALGVRDRDGSWRMLRGDETGVLLGSHVLDTVSTPDPLVATTIVSSSMLAEIAKARGARYEETFTGFKWLARAGDGLVFAYEEALGLCVNPDFVRDKDGIAAATLACDLAATLKAAGKSLVDSLDELAVRHGVYLTDQISVRVTDLSRIGAVMAQLRATPPAELAGLGVSTEDLLPEADVLRLRADGLRVVVRPSGTEPKLKAYLEVSEPVPDAASLADARRRAADRLAALRADLTPLLGS, encoded by the coding sequence CTGACACCCGAACTGCGCGACCGCGCATTCCGCTGGATCGCCGACGACGTCGACGAGCACGCCCGCACGGAACTGCAGGCCGTGCTGGCGCGGGCGATGGGCGGCGAAGCCGAAGCGCTCGCCGAACTCGAAGACCGGATGGCCGGGCCGCTCGAATTCGGCACCGCCGGGTTGCGCGGGCCGGTGCGGGCCGGGCCGAACGGGATGAACACCGCGGTGGTGGTCCGGACCACCGCCGGGGTGGCGCGCTGGCTGGTCGAGGACGGTCGCGACGGCGGCACGGTGGTGATCGGCCGGGACGCGCGCCACGGCTCGGAGGCGTTCGCGACCGCCGCGGCCGAGGTGCTCACCGCGGCCGGGTTCGACGTGCGGATGCTGCCGGGACCGCTGCCGACGCCGGTGCTCGCGTTCGCGGTGAAACGGTTCGCGGCGGTGGCGGGTATTCAGATCACCGCGTCGCACAATCCCCCGGCGGACAACGGGTACAAGCTCTACGACAGCACGGCCGCGCAGATCGTGCCGCCGTCCGACGCGCGCATCGAAGCGGCGATCCAGGCCGCACCCGGCGCGATCTCGGTGCCGCGTGCGCCCGGTTTCCGGGTGTTCGGGGACGAGGTGCTCAACGAGTACCTCGGCAAGGTCGCCGCGCTGCCGCGTGGCACGGCGCGCGAGCTGCGCGTGGTCGCCACCGCGTTGCACGGCGTCGGCGCGGAGCCGCTCGAAGCCGCGTTGAACCGCGCCGGGTTCACCGATGTGCACCTGGTCGCCGAGCAGGCGCGGCCCGATCCGGACTTCCCGACGGTCTCCTTCCCGAATCCGGAGGAACCGGGCGCGCCCGACCTGCTGCTCGCGCTCGCCGAAGCGAAGGACGCCGACCTGGCCATCGCGCTCGACCCGGACGCCGACCGGTGCGCGCTGGGCGTGCGCGACCGCGACGGTTCGTGGCGGATGCTGCGTGGCGACGAAACGGGCGTGCTGCTCGGCTCGCACGTGCTGGACACGGTTTCCACGCCCGATCCGCTGGTGGCCACCACCATCGTGTCGTCCTCGATGCTCGCCGAAATCGCGAAGGCACGCGGCGCGCGGTACGAGGAAACCTTCACCGGGTTCAAATGGCTGGCGCGGGCCGGGGACGGCCTGGTCTTCGCCTACGAAGAAGCGCTCGGGCTGTGCGTGAATCCCGATTTCGTGCGGGACAAGGACGGCATCGCCGCCGCCACGCTCGCCTGCGACCTGGCCGCCACGCTGAAAGCCGCCGGGAAGTCCCTGGTGGACTCGCTGGACGAGCTGGCGGTGCGGCACGGCGTGTACCTGACCGACCAGATCTCGGTGCGCGTCACCGACCTGAGCCGGATCGGCGCGGTGATGGCCCAGCTCCGGGCCACGCCGCCCGCCGAGCTGGCCGGGCTGGGGGTGTCCACAGAGGACTTGCTGCCGGAGGCCGACGTGCTGCGACTGCGGGCCGACGGCCTGCGCGTGGTGGTGCGGCCGTCGGGCACCGAGCCGAAGTTGAAGGCGTACCTGGAGGTTTCCGAGCCGGTGCCGGACGCCGCTTCGCTGGCAGACGCCCGGCGCAGGGCGGCCGACCGGCTGGCCGCCCTGCGTGCGGACCTCACCCCGCTGCTGGGGTCCTGA
- a CDS encoding glycosyltransferase produces the protein MRIIFSSLDAFGHFYPLLPLAKAARAAGHEVAFATGEQFHPTLTGLGIEPLTAGRSMREVVAEASGDPDHDPSETRDNASPEELEQLISRAFGQVLPRIWVEQFGAILAERKPDLVVQEVGAAGAAFAAMLAGIPVIGHGFGRVSTDDSTSRAISAEQHAFGRGLGLDLPDDHVFGLPFVDIAPRSLQDKGFLATANRIELRPVPFAEPGSLPALARADRPRPLIYLTLGTAFGVVEVLRAAIDGLAPLDADVLVAAGPTIEPGALGELPPNVVVESWVPQADLLPRTDLVVHHGGSGTTLGALAAGVPQLVLPMGADQFTNAAAVVDAGAGARLLPGELGGVSEKARALLSDVDVRAAARAFAAEIAAMPSPEEVARRLPEYVKPG, from the coding sequence GTGCGAATTATATTCTCGAGCCTGGACGCATTCGGGCATTTCTACCCGTTGCTCCCGCTCGCGAAGGCCGCCCGCGCCGCCGGGCACGAAGTCGCTTTCGCCACTGGGGAGCAGTTCCATCCGACCCTGACCGGGCTCGGCATCGAGCCGCTGACCGCGGGCAGGAGCATGCGCGAGGTGGTCGCGGAGGCCAGCGGCGATCCGGACCACGATCCAAGCGAAACCCGGGACAACGCCAGCCCGGAAGAGCTGGAGCAGCTGATTTCGCGGGCGTTCGGCCAGGTGCTGCCCCGGATCTGGGTCGAGCAGTTCGGCGCCATCCTGGCCGAGCGCAAACCCGATCTGGTGGTGCAGGAGGTCGGCGCGGCGGGGGCCGCGTTCGCCGCGATGCTGGCCGGGATCCCGGTGATCGGGCACGGATTCGGCCGGGTCAGCACGGACGACAGCACGTCGCGCGCGATTTCGGCCGAGCAGCACGCCTTCGGCCGGGGCCTGGGCCTCGACCTGCCCGACGACCACGTGTTCGGCCTGCCGTTCGTCGACATCGCGCCGCGATCGTTGCAGGACAAGGGTTTCCTCGCCACGGCGAACCGGATCGAGCTGCGGCCGGTGCCGTTCGCCGAGCCGGGATCGCTGCCCGCGCTCGCCCGTGCCGACCGCCCGCGCCCGCTGATCTACCTCACCCTGGGCACCGCGTTCGGGGTGGTCGAGGTGCTGCGCGCGGCCATCGACGGGCTGGCGCCGCTGGACGCCGACGTGCTGGTCGCGGCCGGGCCCACCATCGAACCGGGCGCCCTCGGTGAGCTGCCGCCGAACGTGGTCGTCGAATCGTGGGTGCCGCAGGCGGACCTGCTGCCCCGCACCGATCTGGTGGTGCACCACGGCGGCAGCGGCACCACGCTCGGCGCGCTGGCCGCCGGGGTGCCGCAGCTGGTGCTGCCGATGGGCGCCGACCAGTTCACCAACGCCGCGGCGGTGGTCGACGCCGGTGCCGGTGCGCGCCTGCTGCCCGGTGAACTCGGCGGGGTCAGCGAAAAGGCACGGGCGCTGCTGTCCGATGTGGACGTCCGGGCCGCCGCGCGGGCGTTCGCCGCGGAGATCGCGGCGATGCCGTCCCCGGAGGAGGTCGCACGGCGGCTGCCGGAGTACGTCAAGCCCGGGTGA
- a CDS encoding purine-nucleoside phosphorylase, which yields MSQEQAAAAAAAIAARTGVENHDIAVVLGSGWRPAADVIGTAEAEIPLGELPGFVAPSAVGHGGTARSVKVGDKRALVLLGRTHLYEGKGIDPVVHNVRTAAAAGARTVLLTNAAGGLRQGFEVGQPVLISDHINLLARSPIVGANFVDLTDLYASRLRAIAKEIDPSLEEGVYAGFPGPHFETPAEIRMLRTMGADLVGMSTVLEAIAARAAGVEVFGLSLVTNLAAGITGAPLNHQEVLEAGQAAAERMGDLLRELVTRA from the coding sequence ATGAGTCAAGAACAGGCCGCGGCGGCTGCCGCGGCGATCGCCGCGCGTACCGGAGTCGAGAACCACGACATCGCGGTGGTGCTGGGTTCGGGCTGGCGCCCGGCCGCGGACGTCATCGGCACCGCCGAAGCGGAGATCCCGCTCGGCGAGCTCCCCGGCTTCGTCGCGCCGAGCGCGGTCGGCCACGGCGGCACCGCCCGCTCGGTCAAGGTCGGCGACAAGCGCGCACTGGTCCTGCTCGGCCGCACCCACCTCTACGAGGGCAAGGGCATCGACCCGGTGGTGCACAACGTGCGCACCGCGGCCGCCGCCGGCGCGCGCACCGTGCTGCTGACCAACGCCGCCGGCGGGCTGCGCCAGGGCTTCGAGGTCGGCCAGCCGGTGCTCATCTCCGACCACATCAACCTGCTCGCGCGCTCACCGATCGTCGGCGCGAACTTCGTGGACCTGACCGACCTGTACGCCTCCCGGCTGCGGGCGATCGCCAAGGAGATCGACCCGAGCCTGGAGGAGGGCGTCTACGCGGGCTTTCCCGGCCCGCACTTCGAGACCCCGGCCGAGATCCGCATGCTGCGCACCATGGGCGCCGACCTGGTCGGCATGTCGACCGTGCTGGAGGCGATCGCCGCCCGCGCGGCCGGGGTCGAGGTGTTCGGGCTCTCCCTGGTGACCAACCTGGCCGCCGGCATCACCGGCGCCCCGCTCAACCACCAGGAAGTGCTCGAGGCGGGGCAGGCCGCCGCCGAGCGCATGGGCGACCTGCTCCGCGAGCTGGTCACCCGGGCTTGA
- a CDS encoding serine/threonine-protein kinase → MWAVSTSAEESRVVAGRYRLRSVLGSGSMGTVWAAYDEFLHRPVAVKEVRLPPGVQVSQADELRERTLREARAIAVLSHPNVIILHDVARENGEPFVVMELLPSHSLATLMRDHGAFSTEQAAAIADAVAAALEAAHAAGITHRDVKPGNVLVAEDGRIKLTDFGIARNVSEATMTSTGMMLGSPAYIAPEVASGGEVTHAADLWGLGATIFAILEGRPPYDVNGDPLQTVTEVVHGKVPKPKPGPLEPIIRGLMAKEPRKRLSLAEVRRRLRPLLTTPRDQLFEAALFEAPAKPRDPDQLDGGDTQVIAPQPIAPPTGGEASGDGPALAADPGPLPFAVPGSASGSGAGSESGAMSGGGSGSGSGSGSGAGARSGSGLGSGGTGASGGAGAMSGGEAGSGAGSGGPAGSARSGATASGSAGSGAAGSSASAAGRGSAGAGERAGRSVLAGTALTIAAVLLFLAAAAGGFAMTRLMAAQSLAPPTPPMRANAPAPPLAELVTRNGDATNLKGTTGGLFSVDVPRDWTPFVTQRAAKPLPPSTLVQYVSVDGRQTLSVERFANFFPGGRIDDYVTALHNGWVGDSFRLSEYTPTQGISDDLMLTYRTREEAPGAGTMGRTTFAHVFRRGTSLWSVRVTVPTEQEDSGRRELFDRIHPTFDPAD, encoded by the coding sequence ATGTGGGCTGTGTCCACCTCAGCCGAAGAGTCACGTGTGGTCGCCGGCCGGTACCGGTTACGGTCCGTGCTCGGCTCCGGCTCCATGGGCACCGTCTGGGCGGCCTACGACGAGTTCCTGCACCGCCCGGTCGCGGTGAAGGAGGTCCGCCTGCCGCCGGGGGTGCAGGTCAGCCAGGCCGACGAACTGCGCGAGCGGACGCTGCGCGAGGCCAGGGCGATCGCCGTGCTGTCGCACCCGAACGTGATCATCCTGCACGACGTGGCCAGGGAAAACGGCGAGCCGTTCGTGGTGATGGAGCTGCTGCCGTCGCACAGCCTCGCCACGCTGATGCGCGACCACGGCGCGTTCAGCACCGAGCAGGCGGCCGCGATCGCCGACGCGGTGGCCGCCGCGCTCGAAGCCGCGCACGCCGCGGGCATCACGCACCGTGACGTCAAGCCCGGCAACGTGCTGGTCGCCGAGGACGGCCGGATCAAACTGACCGACTTCGGCATCGCGCGCAACGTTTCCGAAGCCACCATGACCAGCACCGGGATGATGCTGGGCTCGCCCGCCTACATCGCGCCGGAGGTCGCCTCCGGTGGCGAGGTCACGCACGCCGCCGACCTGTGGGGGCTCGGCGCGACCATCTTCGCGATCCTCGAAGGCCGTCCGCCCTACGACGTCAACGGCGATCCGCTGCAGACGGTCACCGAGGTGGTGCACGGCAAGGTGCCCAAGCCGAAGCCCGGTCCGCTGGAGCCGATCATCCGCGGGCTGATGGCGAAGGAGCCGAGGAAGCGGCTTTCGCTGGCAGAAGTCCGGCGGCGGCTGCGGCCGCTGCTGACCACGCCGCGTGACCAGCTGTTCGAGGCCGCGTTGTTCGAGGCACCGGCCAAGCCCCGCGATCCCGACCAGCTCGACGGCGGGGACACCCAGGTCATCGCGCCGCAGCCGATCGCGCCACCGACCGGCGGGGAAGCAAGCGGGGACGGCCCGGCGCTGGCCGCCGATCCCGGCCCGCTGCCGTTCGCCGTACCCGGCTCCGCGTCCGGCTCCGGGGCAGGTTCCGAGTCCGGGGCGATGTCCGGCGGCGGGTCCGGGTCCGGCAGCGGGTCTGGATCCGGGGCCGGGGCTAGGTCAGGATCCGGACTCGGGTCCGGCGGCACCGGGGCCAGCGGCGGGGCCGGGGCCATGTCCGGGGGCGAGGCCGGATCTGGGGCCGGGTCAGGTGGCCCGGCGGGGTCTGCCAGGTCGGGGGCTACCGCTTCGGGGTCTGCCGGGTCGGGGGCTGCCGGGTCCTCGGCGTCCGCCGCTGGCCGGGGATCGGCTGGTGCCGGGGAGCGGGCGGGGCGCAGTGTGCTGGCCGGGACCGCGCTGACCATCGCCGCCGTTCTGCTCTTCCTCGCGGCTGCCGCCGGTGGCTTCGCGATGACCAGGTTGATGGCCGCGCAATCGCTTGCGCCGCCCACCCCGCCGATGCGCGCGAACGCCCCCGCACCCCCGCTGGCCGAGCTGGTCACGCGCAACGGCGACGCCACCAACCTCAAGGGCACCACCGGCGGCCTGTTCTCGGTGGACGTGCCGCGCGACTGGACGCCCTTCGTCACCCAGCGCGCCGCGAAACCGCTGCCGCCGAGCACGCTGGTCCAGTACGTCTCGGTGGACGGGCGGCAGACGCTGAGCGTGGAACGCTTCGCGAACTTCTTCCCCGGCGGCCGGATCGACGACTACGTGACCGCGCTGCACAACGGCTGGGTTGGCGACTCGTTCCGGCTCAGCGAGTACACGCCGACGCAGGGCATCTCCGACGACCTGATGCTGACCTACCGCACGCGGGAGGAGGCGCCGGGCGCGGGCACCATGGGGCGGACCACCTTCGCGCACGTGTTCCGGCGGGGCACCAGCCTGTGGTCGGTGCGCGTCACCGTGCCCACCGAGCAGGAGGACTCGGGCCGCCGGGAACTGTTCGACCGCATCCACCCCACCTTCGACCCCGCCGACTAG
- the mutA gene encoding methylmalonyl-CoA mutase small subunit, with translation MTEVAETAGSAPTPAEPEEPGRLALAAEFPAADREKWRELVAGVLRKSGALKEDFDGPPESLLNTRTYDGFDIRPLYTAEDTAPPAGFPGLPPFVRGGVPEGRVATGWDLRQPHSGTDPVAANKAMLADLEGGVSSLWLRVGSGGISVASLADALNGVYIELAPVVLDAGAEYEAAAEALLEVFREREIPASAVVGGLGADPIGLRARTGEAHDVRPAAELAARLNGSYPKLSPLVVNGLPFHEAGGSDSQELGAAIAAGVAYLRALTEAGLSVDDAAARLEFRFAASADQFLTIAKLRAARKLWARVTEVSGVAVAARGMRQHAVTSPAMFTQRDPWVNMLRGTVACFAAAVGGADAITVLPFDAAIGEPDAFARRIARNTSVILHEESRLGGVIDPAGGSWYVENLTADLAKAAWAEFTAIEEAGGIESALDTGFLGERLAATWAARSKRIARRKDAITGVSEFPNLTEKPVTRPKSTVDTADGGLPRVRYAEAFERLRDRADACAERPKVFLATLGPIAAHTARASFAANLFAAGGIESVNGGATASTEEVVSGFTGSGARIACLCGTDSQYTEQAGEVAAALKAAGAQRVLLAGRGDHADVDENIYAGCDALAVLTGTLAELGVE, from the coding sequence ATGACTGAGGTGGCTGAGACAGCCGGGTCGGCGCCGACTCCGGCCGAGCCGGAAGAGCCGGGCAGGCTGGCGCTCGCCGCGGAGTTCCCCGCCGCCGACCGGGAAAAATGGCGTGAGCTGGTGGCCGGTGTGCTGCGCAAGAGCGGTGCGCTGAAAGAGGATTTCGACGGCCCGCCGGAAAGCCTGCTGAACACCCGCACCTACGACGGTTTCGACATCCGCCCGCTCTACACCGCCGAGGACACCGCGCCGCCCGCCGGTTTCCCCGGCCTCCCCCCGTTCGTGCGTGGCGGGGTGCCGGAGGGGCGCGTCGCCACCGGCTGGGACCTGCGGCAACCGCACTCCGGCACCGATCCGGTGGCCGCCAACAAGGCCATGCTCGCCGATCTCGAAGGCGGCGTCAGCTCGCTGTGGCTGCGCGTCGGCTCCGGCGGCATCTCGGTGGCGAGCCTGGCCGACGCGCTGAACGGCGTATACATCGAGCTGGCGCCGGTGGTGCTCGACGCGGGCGCGGAGTACGAAGCCGCCGCCGAGGCGCTGCTGGAGGTGTTCCGCGAGCGGGAGATCCCGGCGAGCGCGGTGGTCGGCGGCCTCGGTGCCGACCCGATCGGCCTGCGGGCGCGCACCGGCGAGGCCCACGACGTCCGGCCCGCCGCCGAACTGGCCGCTCGGCTGAACGGGTCGTATCCCAAGCTTTCCCCGTTGGTGGTCAACGGCCTGCCGTTCCACGAAGCAGGCGGTTCGGACTCGCAGGAACTCGGCGCGGCCATCGCCGCGGGCGTGGCGTACCTGCGTGCGCTCACCGAGGCCGGGCTGAGCGTGGACGACGCGGCCGCGCGGCTGGAGTTCCGGTTCGCCGCCAGCGCCGACCAGTTCCTGACCATCGCCAAGCTGCGGGCCGCGCGCAAGCTGTGGGCGCGGGTCACCGAGGTCTCCGGTGTGGCCGTCGCGGCACGCGGCATGCGCCAGCACGCGGTGACTTCGCCCGCCATGTTCACCCAGCGCGACCCGTGGGTGAACATGCTGCGCGGCACGGTCGCCTGCTTCGCCGCCGCGGTCGGTGGTGCCGACGCGATCACCGTGCTGCCGTTCGACGCGGCGATCGGCGAACCGGACGCCTTCGCCAGGCGCATCGCCCGCAACACCAGCGTGATCCTGCACGAGGAGTCGCGGCTGGGCGGCGTGATCGACCCGGCCGGCGGTTCCTGGTACGTGGAGAACCTGACCGCCGACCTGGCCAAGGCGGCCTGGGCGGAGTTCACCGCGATCGAAGAGGCGGGCGGCATCGAGTCCGCTTTGGACACCGGTTTCCTCGGCGAGCGGCTGGCCGCGACCTGGGCGGCGCGCTCGAAGCGGATCGCCCGCCGCAAGGACGCGATCACCGGGGTCAGCGAGTTCCCGAACCTGACCGAAAAGCCGGTCACCCGTCCGAAGTCCACTGTGGACACCGCGGACGGCGGGCTGCCCCGGGTCCGCTACGCCGAGGCGTTCGAGCGGCTGCGTGACCGCGCCGACGCCTGCGCCGAGCGTCCCAAGGTCTTCCTGGCCACGCTCGGCCCGATCGCGGCGCACACCGCGCGGGCGAGCTTCGCGGCGAACCTGTTCGCGGCGGGCGGCATCGAATCGGTCAACGGCGGCGCCACCGCGTCCACCGAAGAGGTGGTCAGCGGCTTCACCGGCAGCGGCGCGCGGATCGCCTGCCTCTGCGGGACCGACAGCCAGTACACCGAGCAGGCAGGCGAGGTCGCCGCGGCGTTGAAGGCCGCGGGCGCCCAGCGCGTCCTGCTCGCCGGCCGCGGTGACCACGCGGACGTGGACGAGAACATCTACGCCGGTTGCGACGCGCTCGCCGTGCTCACCGGCACCCTCGCCGAACTGGGAGTCGAGTGA